Proteins from a genomic interval of Helicoverpa armigera isolate CAAS_96S chromosome 9, ASM3070526v1, whole genome shotgun sequence:
- the LOC110372697 gene encoding leukocyte surface antigen CD53 isoform X2, which translates to MAFHVKFKVPKVLKSVKYSLAAVNGVFMLTGFLLLFVGIAVLVIFSEYNELITKRFSNVAGFVVATGVIILLGSGLGFYSAISQQFYFVAGSILQYVVLLLVTLIFEISMMITAFKLSNDAATEIRTPMLQSLQLYNNRLDITKMWDDLQMGFECCGVAGRFDWVSSQIPITCCHIDYGTISPFECNTNNAYTVGCASALGEWLAYNASVIAITALVTSCLQVLLSIMGGYLAYRSKFEVVELES; encoded by the exons ATGGCTTTTCATGTAAAATTTAAAGTTCCTAAGGTGTTGAAATCAGTGAAGTATTCTTTAGCGGCTGTCAATGGGGTTTTTATG CTGACAGGGTTCCTGCTCCTCTTCGTGGGTATAGCAGTGCTGGTAATATTCTCAGAGTACAATGAGCTCATCACGAAGCGCTTCTCCAACGTGGCAGGGTTCGTGGTGGCGACTGGCGTCATCATCCTGCTGGGGTCTGGGCTGGGTTTCTACAGCGCGATCTCGCAACAGTTCTATTTTGTTGCCGGG TCGATATTACAGTATGTGGTGCTGCTTCTGGTGACGCTGATCTTCGAGATCTCGATGATGATAACTGCCTTCAAGCTGAGCAACGACGCTGCGACAGAGATCAGGACCCCGATGCTGCAGAGCCTACAACTATATAATAATAGACTGGATATTACGAAGATGTGGGATGATTTACAGATGGGA TTCGAGTGCTGCGGTGTAGCTGGCCGTTTCGACTGGGTGTCCAGCCAGATCCCCATCACTTGCTGCCACATCGACTACGGCACTATCTCGCCGTTCGAGTGCAACACTAACAACGCGTATACCGTCGGATGCGCCAGCGCACTGGGCGAGTGGCTGGCGTACAACGCTTCTGTAATCGCCATTACTGCGTTGGTCACTTCTTGCTTGCAG GTGCTACTGTCAATCATGGGAGGCTACCTAGCTTACAGATCGAAGTTCGAAGTGGTTGAATTGGAGTCATAa
- the LOC110372697 gene encoding leukocyte surface antigen CD53 isoform X3 has translation MAFHVKFKVPKVLKSVKYSLAAVNGVFMLTGFLLLFVGIAVLVIFSEYNELITKRFSNVAGFVVATGVIILLGSGLGFYSAISQQFYFVAGYVVLLLVTLIFEISMMITAFKLSNDAATEIRTPMLQSLQLYNNRLDITKMWDDLQMGFECCGVAGRFDWVSSQIPITCCHIDYGTISPFECNTNNAYTVGCASALGEWLAYNASVIAITALVTSCLQVSYVLLSIMGGYLAYRSKFEVVELES, from the exons ATGGCTTTTCATGTAAAATTTAAAGTTCCTAAGGTGTTGAAATCAGTGAAGTATTCTTTAGCGGCTGTCAATGGGGTTTTTATG CTGACAGGGTTCCTGCTCCTCTTCGTGGGTATAGCAGTGCTGGTAATATTCTCAGAGTACAATGAGCTCATCACGAAGCGCTTCTCCAACGTGGCAGGGTTCGTGGTGGCGACTGGCGTCATCATCCTGCTGGGGTCTGGGCTGGGTTTCTACAGCGCGATCTCGCAACAGTTCTATTTTGTTGCCGGG TATGTGGTGCTGCTTCTGGTGACGCTGATCTTCGAGATCTCGATGATGATAACTGCCTTCAAGCTGAGCAACGACGCTGCGACAGAGATCAGGACCCCGATGCTGCAGAGCCTACAACTATATAATAATAGACTGGATATTACGAAGATGTGGGATGATTTACAGATGGGA TTCGAGTGCTGCGGTGTAGCTGGCCGTTTCGACTGGGTGTCCAGCCAGATCCCCATCACTTGCTGCCACATCGACTACGGCACTATCTCGCCGTTCGAGTGCAACACTAACAACGCGTATACCGTCGGATGCGCCAGCGCACTGGGCGAGTGGCTGGCGTACAACGCTTCTGTAATCGCCATTACTGCGTTGGTCACTTCTTGCTTGCAGGTCAGTTAT GTGCTACTGTCAATCATGGGAGGCTACCTAGCTTACAGATCGAAGTTCGAAGTGGTTGAATTGGAGTCATAa
- the LOC110372697 gene encoding leukocyte surface antigen CD53 isoform X4, producing the protein MAFHVKFKVPKVLKSVKYSLAAVNGVFMLTGFLLLFVGIAVLVIFSEYNELITKRFSNVAGFVVATGVIILLGSGLGFYSAISQQFYFVAGYVVLLLVTLIFEISMMITAFKLSNDAATEIRTPMLQSLQLYNNRLDITKMWDDLQMGFECCGVAGRFDWVSSQIPITCCHIDYGTISPFECNTNNAYTVGCASALGEWLAYNASVIAITALVTSCLQVLLSIMGGYLAYRSKFEVVELES; encoded by the exons ATGGCTTTTCATGTAAAATTTAAAGTTCCTAAGGTGTTGAAATCAGTGAAGTATTCTTTAGCGGCTGTCAATGGGGTTTTTATG CTGACAGGGTTCCTGCTCCTCTTCGTGGGTATAGCAGTGCTGGTAATATTCTCAGAGTACAATGAGCTCATCACGAAGCGCTTCTCCAACGTGGCAGGGTTCGTGGTGGCGACTGGCGTCATCATCCTGCTGGGGTCTGGGCTGGGTTTCTACAGCGCGATCTCGCAACAGTTCTATTTTGTTGCCGGG TATGTGGTGCTGCTTCTGGTGACGCTGATCTTCGAGATCTCGATGATGATAACTGCCTTCAAGCTGAGCAACGACGCTGCGACAGAGATCAGGACCCCGATGCTGCAGAGCCTACAACTATATAATAATAGACTGGATATTACGAAGATGTGGGATGATTTACAGATGGGA TTCGAGTGCTGCGGTGTAGCTGGCCGTTTCGACTGGGTGTCCAGCCAGATCCCCATCACTTGCTGCCACATCGACTACGGCACTATCTCGCCGTTCGAGTGCAACACTAACAACGCGTATACCGTCGGATGCGCCAGCGCACTGGGCGAGTGGCTGGCGTACAACGCTTCTGTAATCGCCATTACTGCGTTGGTCACTTCTTGCTTGCAG GTGCTACTGTCAATCATGGGAGGCTACCTAGCTTACAGATCGAAGTTCGAAGTGGTTGAATTGGAGTCATAa
- the LOC110372697 gene encoding leukocyte surface antigen CD53 isoform X1 has protein sequence MAFHVKFKVPKVLKSVKYSLAAVNGVFMLTGFLLLFVGIAVLVIFSEYNELITKRFSNVAGFVVATGVIILLGSGLGFYSAISQQFYFVAGSILQYVVLLLVTLIFEISMMITAFKLSNDAATEIRTPMLQSLQLYNNRLDITKMWDDLQMGFECCGVAGRFDWVSSQIPITCCHIDYGTISPFECNTNNAYTVGCASALGEWLAYNASVIAITALVTSCLQVSYVLLSIMGGYLAYRSKFEVVELES, from the exons ATGGCTTTTCATGTAAAATTTAAAGTTCCTAAGGTGTTGAAATCAGTGAAGTATTCTTTAGCGGCTGTCAATGGGGTTTTTATG CTGACAGGGTTCCTGCTCCTCTTCGTGGGTATAGCAGTGCTGGTAATATTCTCAGAGTACAATGAGCTCATCACGAAGCGCTTCTCCAACGTGGCAGGGTTCGTGGTGGCGACTGGCGTCATCATCCTGCTGGGGTCTGGGCTGGGTTTCTACAGCGCGATCTCGCAACAGTTCTATTTTGTTGCCGGG TCGATATTACAGTATGTGGTGCTGCTTCTGGTGACGCTGATCTTCGAGATCTCGATGATGATAACTGCCTTCAAGCTGAGCAACGACGCTGCGACAGAGATCAGGACCCCGATGCTGCAGAGCCTACAACTATATAATAATAGACTGGATATTACGAAGATGTGGGATGATTTACAGATGGGA TTCGAGTGCTGCGGTGTAGCTGGCCGTTTCGACTGGGTGTCCAGCCAGATCCCCATCACTTGCTGCCACATCGACTACGGCACTATCTCGCCGTTCGAGTGCAACACTAACAACGCGTATACCGTCGGATGCGCCAGCGCACTGGGCGAGTGGCTGGCGTACAACGCTTCTGTAATCGCCATTACTGCGTTGGTCACTTCTTGCTTGCAGGTCAGTTAT GTGCTACTGTCAATCATGGGAGGCTACCTAGCTTACAGATCGAAGTTCGAAGTGGTTGAATTGGAGTCATAa
- the LOC110372698 gene encoding CD63 antigen: MWSKLFTTVKYILVTVNFLFLITGIIILSVGGSVQSAYNGYHPFLSDRFFSLPAFCIATGVIIFLISFFGFYGAFMENYIMNMTFAGAMILMFIFQLSACIAGYALKGNTVALVHQQLTLTMDLYGPNKSIEVTKLWDQVQEDFECCGVVNASNWLIPLNTQESKGLPVSCCSHVYGTVATFNCTIDKAYTVGCAESFGNWVQSHAAGIGVAGIFLVLMQGLAVAGALWMAKISREERGAYP, from the exons ATGTGGTCCAAACTGTTTACTAccgttaaatatattttagtgaCTGTCAACTTTTTGTTCTTG ATCACTGGCATTATTATTCTGTCGGTCGGCGGGTCGGTACAGTCGGCATACAATGGATACCATCCGTTCCTGTCCGATAGATTTTTCTCTCTGCCCGCGTTCTGCATCGCGACAGGAGTCATCATATTCCTGATATCGTTCTTCGGGTTCTATGGAGCCTTCATGGAGAATTACATTATGAACATGACG TTCGCGGGCGCCATGATTCTGATGTTCATCTTCCAACTGTCAGCTTGCATCGCTGGGTATGCGCTGAAGGGTAACACCGTGGCGTTGGTACACCAACAGCTGACGTTGACCATGGATCTATATGGACCTAACAAAAGTATTGAAGTCACGAAGTTGTGGGACCAGGTGCAGGAAGAT TTCGAATGCTGTGGCGTAGTGAACGCCAGCAACTGGCTGATCCCGCTAAACACCCAAGAGTCGAAGGGTCTACCAGTCAGCTGCTGCAGTCACGTGTATGGCACAGTCGCCACGTTTAATTGCACCATAGACAAGGCCTATACTGTTGGATGTGCCGAGTCCTTCGGGAACTGGGTGCAAAGCCATGCTGCGGGGATCGGCGTGGCTGGAatctttttagttttaatgcaG GGCCTGGCAGTGGCCGGAGCATTATGGATGGCGAAAATATCCAGAGAAGAGCGCGGTGCCTACCCTTAA
- the LOC110372713 gene encoding CD63 antigen yields the protein MTTNSSEVGMKCIKYMLLCITAIFVLTSALIISVGTTIYAIYHDVSFFLDDKFFSPATFVIAIGVIMLFVSLFGCIGALKESTCLVNIFAVILSLVFVLEIAAAIAAYSLRSQLASILDEKLRVTLPYYYENDEVHGAFDFIQSRLNCCGVDSYMDWAVVPPPAGVQGITVSNVTVPNSCCAESKYEVIGDVEIDECTKMYANGCLPRVFYLVYQSAGLLGAGAMTIAFIQIIGIVFSFSLASSIRKAKSERERRRWEIQERVINAYTSLNPNDEKKAPVVYVPFHGQTTA from the exons ATGACGACGAACAGTTCAGAAGTCGGAATGAAGTGCATAAAATATATGCTGTTGTGCATAACAGCTATATTTGTG CTAACTTCAGCCCTAATAATCTCAGTGGGCACCACAATCTACGCGATCTACCATGACGTGTCCTTCTTCCTGGACGACAAGTTCTTCTCCCCGGCGACGTTCGTCATCGCGATTGGAGTCATTATGCTGTTCGTGTCTCTCTTCGGCTGCATCGGAGCCCTGAAGGAGAGCACCTGCCTTGTCAATATT TTCGCAGTCATCCTCAGTCTGGTGTTCGTCCTGGAGATCGCAGCCGCCATCGCAGCGTACAGCCTCCGCTCCCAGCTGGCCAGCATCCTGGACGAGAAGCTGAGGGTCACACTGCCTTATTACTATGAGAACGATGAAGTCCACGGAGCTTTTGACTTCATTCAGAGCagg CTGAACTGCTGCGGCGTGGACAGCTACATGGACTGGGCCGTGGTACCTCCCCCAGCTGGCGTCCAAGGCATCACCGTCAGCAACGTCACCGTCCCCAACTCATGCTGCGCCGAGTCTAAATACGAAGTCATTGGGGACGTGGAGATCGATGAGTGCACTAAGATGTACGCCAATGGATGTCTGCCCAGAGTCTTCTATTTGGTCTACCAGAGCGCTGGTCTTCTGGGCGCTGGTGCTATGACCATTGCTTTTATTCAG ATAATCGGCATCGTGTTCTCATTCTCGCTGGCCAGCTCTATCCGCAAAGCCAAGTCCGAGCGAGAACGCAGACGTTGGGAGATCCAAGAACGCGTGATCAATGCGTACACCTCCTTGAACCCCAACGATGAAAAGAAAGCACCAGTTGTCTATGTCCCCTTCCACGGACAAACTACCGCCTAA